Genomic DNA from Blattabacterium cuenoti:
TATATTTAAATTTACATTTTTGGGAATTAAAATAGGTTTATTTCCAATTCTTGACATATAATTATTTTAATAAACATAACATAAGACTTCTCCTCCTATTTTTTTTATTTTAGCTTGTTTATCTGTAATTACTCCTTTAGAAGTAGATATTATAGCAATTCCAAGACCATTTAAAACACGAGGTATATTTCTATATTTACAATATTTTCTTAATCCAGGTTTACTCATTCTAATTATTTTATGAATAACAGACTTACTATCATAATATTTTAAAGCTATTTTAAGAATTTTTTTATTATTATCTTGATTATAAACTTTATATCCTAATATATATCCATTTTTCAATAAAACTTTGGAAATATTTTCTCTTATTTTTGATGATTCTATTGTTAATATTTTATGTTTTGATAAATAAGAATTTCTAATTCTAGTTAAAAAATTAGCTATTGGATCCATAAAAATAAAATTTTTTTAAATTATTATTACCAACTAGCTTTTTTTACTCCGGGAATAAGTCCTTGAGATACTAAATCTCTAAAAACTATTCTAGATATTCC
This window encodes:
- the rpsH gene encoding 30S ribosomal protein S8, giving the protein MFMDPIANFLTRIRNSYLSKHKILTIESSKIRENISKVLLKNGYILGYKVYNQDNNKKILKIALKYYDSKSVIHKIIRMSKPGLRKYCKYRNIPRVLNGLGIAIISTSKGVITDKQAKIKKIGGEVLCYVY